A window of the Natronomonas salina genome harbors these coding sequences:
- a CDS encoding DUF7344 domain-containing protein has protein sequence MSSSDLYQGVAIPDDLAANPPLTPVLERLTDRRRAILARLLDDGPVRVPTLAERLAAADADTPTPDPDAVDRVAADLYHVHVPILESVGLLERDRAAGTVATSDHPLYDDADFRRFLESDAELEDLVDCLADECRRAVLEVLDDRAEPISRDDLARAAAAPLSRRAEELRVDLHHVHLPKLDAVGLLEYDAATAVVEPAPAGSTVEVVEQLTGR, from the coding sequence ATGAGTTCAAGCGACCTGTACCAGGGGGTGGCCATCCCCGACGACCTCGCCGCGAACCCTCCGCTTACTCCGGTTCTGGAGCGGCTTACGGATCGTCGCCGCGCGATCCTCGCCCGCCTCCTCGACGACGGCCCCGTTCGCGTGCCGACGCTGGCCGAGCGACTCGCCGCTGCCGACGCCGACACCCCGACGCCGGACCCCGACGCGGTCGACCGGGTCGCCGCCGACCTCTACCACGTCCACGTTCCGATCCTCGAGTCGGTCGGCCTCCTCGAGCGCGACCGGGCCGCCGGGACGGTCGCCACGAGCGACCACCCCCTCTACGACGACGCCGACTTCCGGCGGTTCCTCGAGTCCGACGCCGAACTCGAGGACCTCGTCGACTGTCTCGCCGACGAGTGCCGGCGCGCCGTCCTCGAGGTGCTCGACGACCGCGCCGAGCCCATCTCGCGGGACGACCTCGCCCGCGCCGCGGCCGCGCCGCTGTCCCGGCGGGCCGAGGAGCTCCGCGTCGACCTCCACCACGTCCACCTGCCGAAGCTCGACGCCGTGGGCCTCCTCGAGTACGACGCCGCGACGGCGGTCGTCGAGCCGGCCCCCGCGGGCAGCACCGTCGAGGTCGTCGAGCAACTCACCGGTCGGTGA
- the cmk gene encoding (d)CMP kinase — translation MSEFDITADQRVDSNLFITVSGPSGAGLTTLCEGLSEALDCGHVSGGEVFRDIAEERDETITQLVAAASESGDIDREIDRRLKTIAEKWGAANKAFVLESRLAGWLAGNRADLRIWVDAPEEVRVARTADREEMGAEMRVRDVIDVKRFEGYYDVDLSDRSIYDLVLNTARWSPERTLGIVLDAIRAYDPETDEGAVDVPELDI, via the coding sequence ATGTCGGAGTTCGACATCACTGCGGACCAGCGTGTCGACAGCAACCTCTTCATCACGGTCTCGGGGCCGTCGGGCGCCGGCCTCACGACGCTCTGCGAGGGGCTCTCGGAGGCCCTCGACTGCGGGCACGTCTCCGGCGGCGAGGTGTTCCGCGACATCGCCGAGGAGCGCGACGAGACCATCACGCAGCTCGTCGCGGCAGCCAGCGAGTCCGGCGATATCGACCGCGAGATCGACCGCCGGCTCAAGACCATCGCCGAGAAGTGGGGCGCCGCGAACAAGGCGTTCGTCCTCGAGTCCCGGCTGGCCGGCTGGCTCGCCGGTAACCGCGCCGACCTCCGCATCTGGGTGGACGCCCCCGAGGAGGTCCGGGTCGCCCGCACCGCCGACCGCGAGGAGATGGGCGCCGAGATGCGCGTCCGTGACGTCATCGACGTCAAGCGGTTCGAGGGCTACTACGACGTCGACCTCTCGGACCGGTCCATCTACGACCTCGTTCTCAACACCGCCCGCTGGAGCCCCGAGCGGACCCTGGGTATCGTCCTCGACGCCATCCGGGCGTACGACCCCGAGACCGACGAGGGGGCCGTCGACGTCCCGGAACTCGACATCTGA
- a CDS encoding PAS domain S-box protein: MAGHAGPTGSFPLDTVGDTSAPERYRALLESTQDGLYQLDAGGRIAAVSDGFAELAGYEREELLGAHVETLLEADDVSTAESTIRAMLANDLETATLEVALRRSDGTVLPCRVRLTPIFDDGEFRGTVGVVRDRSAGRPATDDAASTDRALERELEEVFERVDDAFYALDEEFRFTYVNERAEELLETAEADLLGERLDEQFPAATETAAWAAFHEALETQEQVDLEFYFDPLELHVDASVYPSESGLSVYFRDSSERKERERALEESEQRYRTLAEQFPNGAVTMFDEDYRYTLAAGRGFEQIDVVPEELQGQRFDDVWDEETAAALEPVYRAALDGRTASTELAYGGREWVVHGVPITDDDGEVFAGLAMTQEITDRKRLQEQLQGHNRALQRLYEISASGDRSFDERVREVLEVGREYLDLETGFLAAIDRPDGRFEVRYAAGDDDRFQSGIESALSETYCRRTIGSEGLLCVKDAPEEGWSQDPAYDRWALDAYVGGTVTVDGEPYGTLCFADSGPRPAFTDAEKRFVELATQWVSHELERQRRERELSEYREYTDDILDAIDDVFYTLDEAGDVQRWNETLLAVTGYDDETMASMNALDLFAPSDREAVSRAIQNAFETGSARLELPFLTKESEQIPHEFVASRVTAPDGSSRVAGIGRNITERLEHEAELQRHQRQQQVVAELGQLALETDDLDELMCEATTLVAETLGTDYAALLELDTSGDELELREVAGTDADLVGRRVGADGNSQSGYTLGREEPVVVEDLETETRFDPPELLERGDVTSGLSTVVGSVAAPWGVLTAHDTDRREFTDEDVSFVQSVANVLATAIDRLAHERQLAQQRERLEALNSLHEVIQGITDAVIEHSTREEIEQAVCDRLAASDSYRFAWIGEVDTRNQSVLPQASAATDGYLEEIEISIDPDDPRSNGPAGQAYLTGEVQTSQNVQTDARFDPWREHAEHYGFQSSASIPIVHEDTVFGVLNVYAERPYAFAEEERAIIEQVGEIVGHAIAAVERKRALMSDEVLEVEFRIPSVFEALDVPPTDGWIAIDRAVPVGDGEFILYGRVSAGAHDSLRAIADRHHNWESMEIRGDADTESRFEIRASHSPLIEMIAESGGVVESAVFENGDLNGTVHLPQGTDVRQVVDRVESEYPSVELLARRQVERPSGSARETTLALTAELTDRQQTALETAFHGGFFEWPRDSTGEEIAEQLDIAPATFTQHLRTAERKLLEAMFEELPATG, translated from the coding sequence ATGGCCGGACACGCCGGACCGACGGGATCGTTCCCCCTCGATACCGTCGGCGACACGTCCGCTCCCGAACGGTACCGGGCCCTGCTCGAGTCGACCCAGGACGGGCTCTACCAACTCGACGCGGGCGGCCGTATCGCGGCCGTCAGCGACGGGTTCGCCGAACTGGCGGGCTACGAACGCGAGGAACTGCTCGGAGCGCACGTCGAGACGCTGCTCGAGGCCGACGACGTCTCGACGGCCGAATCGACGATCCGGGCGATGCTGGCGAACGACCTCGAGACCGCGACCCTGGAGGTGGCGCTGCGCAGGTCGGACGGCACGGTGCTGCCCTGTCGCGTCCGGCTGACGCCGATCTTCGACGATGGCGAGTTCCGGGGGACCGTCGGCGTCGTCCGCGACCGCTCGGCCGGGCGGCCCGCAACCGACGACGCGGCGTCGACGGATCGTGCGCTCGAACGGGAACTCGAGGAGGTGTTCGAGCGGGTCGACGACGCCTTCTACGCCCTCGACGAGGAGTTCCGGTTCACCTACGTCAACGAACGGGCCGAGGAACTGCTGGAGACCGCCGAGGCCGACCTGCTCGGCGAGCGCCTCGATGAGCAGTTCCCGGCGGCGACCGAGACGGCGGCCTGGGCGGCGTTCCACGAGGCCCTCGAGACCCAGGAGCAGGTCGACCTGGAGTTCTACTTCGACCCGCTCGAACTCCACGTCGACGCGAGCGTCTACCCCTCCGAGAGCGGGCTGTCGGTGTACTTCCGCGACAGCTCGGAGCGCAAGGAGCGCGAGCGCGCCCTCGAGGAGTCCGAGCAGCGCTACCGGACGCTCGCCGAGCAGTTCCCCAACGGTGCGGTCACCATGTTCGACGAGGACTACCGGTACACGCTCGCCGCCGGGCGAGGGTTCGAGCAGATCGACGTCGTCCCGGAGGAGCTGCAGGGCCAGCGGTTCGACGACGTCTGGGACGAGGAGACGGCAGCCGCACTCGAGCCGGTCTACCGCGCAGCGCTCGACGGCCGGACGGCCTCGACGGAGCTCGCCTACGGGGGCCGGGAGTGGGTCGTCCACGGCGTCCCGATCACGGACGACGACGGCGAGGTGTTCGCCGGCCTGGCGATGACCCAGGAGATCACCGACCGCAAGCGGCTCCAGGAACAACTCCAGGGGCACAACCGGGCGCTGCAGCGGCTCTACGAGATCAGCGCCAGCGGCGACCGGTCCTTCGACGAGCGGGTCCGCGAGGTCCTCGAGGTCGGCCGGGAGTACCTCGACCTCGAGACCGGCTTCCTCGCGGCCATCGACCGGCCGGACGGCCGGTTCGAGGTCCGGTACGCCGCCGGCGACGACGACCGGTTCCAATCGGGGATCGAGTCGGCGCTGTCGGAGACGTACTGCCGGCGGACGATCGGCTCCGAGGGGTTGCTCTGCGTGAAGGACGCGCCCGAGGAGGGCTGGTCGCAGGACCCGGCGTACGACCGGTGGGCCCTCGACGCCTACGTCGGCGGGACGGTGACCGTCGACGGCGAACCCTACGGGACGCTCTGCTTCGCCGACTCGGGGCCGCGACCGGCGTTCACCGACGCCGAGAAGCGGTTCGTCGAGCTGGCGACACAGTGGGTGAGCCACGAACTGGAGCGGCAGCGTCGCGAGCGGGAGCTCAGCGAGTACCGCGAGTACACCGACGACATCCTCGACGCCATCGACGACGTCTTCTACACGCTCGACGAGGCCGGCGACGTCCAGCGGTGGAACGAGACCCTCCTGGCGGTGACGGGCTACGACGACGAGACCATGGCGTCGATGAACGCGCTGGATCTCTTCGCGCCGTCCGACCGCGAAGCCGTCAGCAGGGCCATCCAGAATGCCTTCGAGACCGGGAGCGCGCGGCTCGAGCTGCCGTTCCTGACGAAGGAGAGCGAGCAGATCCCCCACGAGTTCGTCGCCTCGCGGGTGACGGCGCCGGATGGCTCGTCGCGGGTGGCCGGCATCGGCCGGAACATCACCGAGCGCCTCGAACACGAGGCCGAACTCCAGCGGCACCAGCGCCAGCAGCAGGTCGTCGCCGAACTCGGACAGCTCGCCCTCGAGACCGACGACCTCGACGAGCTGATGTGCGAGGCGACGACGCTGGTCGCCGAGACGCTCGGGACGGACTACGCCGCGCTCCTCGAGCTCGATACCTCCGGCGACGAACTCGAACTCAGGGAGGTCGCCGGCACGGACGCCGACCTCGTCGGGCGGCGCGTCGGCGCCGATGGGAACTCCCAGTCCGGCTACACGCTGGGGCGGGAGGAACCGGTCGTCGTCGAGGACCTCGAGACTGAGACGCGGTTCGACCCGCCGGAGCTGCTCGAACGCGGGGACGTCACCAGCGGTCTCAGCACGGTCGTCGGCTCCGTGGCGGCGCCGTGGGGCGTCCTGACGGCCCACGACACCGACCGGCGGGAGTTCACGGACGAGGACGTCAGCTTCGTCCAGAGCGTCGCGAACGTGCTGGCGACGGCCATCGACCGGCTGGCCCACGAGCGACAGCTCGCCCAGCAGCGCGAGCGCCTCGAGGCGCTCAACAGCCTCCACGAGGTCATCCAGGGGATCACCGACGCCGTGATCGAGCACTCGACGCGCGAGGAGATCGAGCAGGCCGTCTGCGACCGTCTGGCCGCCTCCGACTCCTACCGGTTCGCGTGGATCGGCGAGGTCGACACGCGGAACCAGTCGGTGCTCCCGCAGGCCAGCGCCGCCACCGACGGCTACCTCGAGGAGATCGAGATCTCCATCGATCCCGACGACCCCCGGAGCAACGGCCCCGCGGGGCAGGCGTACCTCACCGGCGAGGTCCAGACGAGCCAGAACGTCCAGACCGACGCCCGGTTCGACCCCTGGCGGGAGCACGCCGAGCACTACGGCTTCCAGTCGTCGGCGTCGATCCCCATCGTCCACGAGGACACCGTCTTCGGCGTGCTGAACGTCTACGCCGAGCGGCCCTACGCCTTCGCCGAGGAGGAGCGGGCGATAATCGAGCAGGTCGGCGAGATCGTCGGCCACGCCATCGCCGCCGTCGAGCGGAAACGGGCGCTGATGAGCGACGAGGTCCTCGAGGTCGAGTTCCGCATTCCGTCGGTCTTCGAGGCCCTCGACGTCCCGCCCACCGACGGGTGGATCGCCATCGACCGCGCCGTCCCCGTCGGCGACGGCGAGTTCATCCTCTACGGCCGGGTGAGCGCGGGCGCCCACGACAGCCTCCGGGCCATCGCCGACCGCCACCACAACTGGGAGTCGATGGAGATCCGCGGCGACGCCGACACCGAGAGCCGCTTCGAGATCCGCGCCTCCCACTCGCCGCTCATCGAGATGATCGCCGAGAGCGGCGGCGTCGTCGAGAGCGCGGTCTTCGAGAACGGCGACCTCAACGGGACGGTCCACCTGCCGCAGGGGACCGACGTCCGGCAGGTCGTCGACCGGGTGGAGTCGGAGTACCCCAGCGTGGAGCTGCTGGCGCGCCGGCAGGTCGAGCGCCCGTCGGGCTCCGCCCGCGAGACGACGCTAGCGCTGACCGCCGAACTCACCGACCGCCAGCAGACCGCCCTGGAGACGGCCTTCCACGGCGGGTTTTTCGAGTGGCCCCGCGACAGCACCGGCGAGGAGATCGCCGAACAGCTCGACATCGCGCCGGCGACGTTCACCCAACACCTCCGGACCGCCGAGCGGAAGCTGCTGGAGGCCATGTTCGAGGAGCTCCCCGCAACCGGGTGA